The DNA segment ACGACTGCCACATGGCCCGCCGGGCGGTGCGCGCGGCGGTCGGCACCCGCTGAGGCGGGACTTGAGCACCGCGGTGCGCCCGAGCGGCGGCGCATCGCGGTTCCGGGTGCCGGGCCTGTGGGGCGGGGGGTCACTGGTATACGCCACTGACGCCCCGCAGGCCCGCGCCCCATCAGCGCGAAACTCGCCCGAAACCCTGTGTGACGTGGGAAATCATTCTCCCGAGGGCATCATTGACGGATCGTCGGCAAGCCGGTACCACTGACCCAGCTCGGCGCCGCCCGTCCCGCCACGCCCCGCCCGTCACAGGAGGCCGCATTGCGAGGATTCGCCCCCGACCCGTCGTCCGCACCCGGCGTCAGACGCCTGAAGCGGACCGCCGGAACGCTCGCCACGGCCGCCCTGGTGCTGCCGCTGCTCGGCGCCGCCCCGGCCGCGCCCACCACTCCCCCGGACGGCCGGCTCCAGCGCGCCTTCGGCAGCGCGGCCGCCGAGTACCGCGTGCCGCGGAGCATCCTGCTGGCCGTCTCCTACCTCCAGTCCCGCTGGGACGCACACGCCGGGGCGCCCAGCGTCAGCGGCGGCTACGGCCCGATGCACCTCACCGACGCGCGTACCGCGCTGGCCGCGACCGAGCACCACGCGGAGGGCACCGAGGACGCCCGGGGCGACGACGCCCGCCCCGCGCTGCACCCCAAGGCCGGGGCGCCCGCTCTGGAGAAGCTGCCCGCCCGGCTCACCACCCTGCGGCGGGCGGCGGAGCTGACGGGCCGTCCGGCGGCCGAGCTGCGTACCGACCCGGCGGCCAACATCGCCGGCGGCGCCGCGCTGCTCGCGTCCGCGCAGCGCGAGCTGGGCGAGCCGCTCAGCGCCGACCCGGCGGCCTGGTACGGCGCGGTGGCCCGCTTCTCCGCCGCCGACGACACGGCGACGGCGGCCGCGTACGCGAACGACGTGTACGAGGTGCTGCGCACCGGCGAGCAGCGCACCACGGACGCCGGCCAGCGGGTCGAGCTGAAGGCGAGCCCGCAACTCAACCCCGACACATCCCAGTTGAAGCGGACCGGCCTGCGCACCGCGCCCGCCGGTGACGTCGAGTGCCCGAGGTCGGTGTCCTGCGTGTCGGTCCCGGCGCCGTACGAGGAGTTCGGGGACGCCGACTACGGCAACCACGACCTGGGCCTGCGTCCGGCCGCCCAGCGGGTGAAGTACATCGTCATCCATGACACCGAGGGCGGCTGGGACGGGGTGATGAACCTGATCCAGGACCCGACCTATGTGTCCTGGAACTACACGATCCGCTCGACCGATGGGCTGATCGCCCAGCATGTGAAGGCGAAGGACGTCGCCTGGCATGCGGGGAACTGGGATGTGAACGCCCGCTCCGTGGGCATCGAGCACGAGGGTTTCCTCACCGCCCCGGACACCTGGTACACGGAGGCGATGTACCGCTCCTCGGCCCGGCTGGTGAAGTACCTGTCCCGCGCGTACGGCGTGCCGCTGGACCGGCAGCACATCCTGGGCCACGAGAACGTGCCCGGCCCGACCGCCTCCACCATCCCCGGCATGCACACCGACCCGGGCCCGTACTGGGACTGGCGGCACTACTTCCAGCTGCTCGGCCACCCCTTCGAGCGCACCGGCACCAGCCGCTCCGGCCTGGTGACGATCCTGCCGGACTACGCGGCCAACCAGCCGGTGTACACGGGCTGCACGACGAAGGGCGAGCCCTGCCCGGCGCACGGTTCGGGCGAGGTGCGGCTGTACTCCGACCACGACGTGAACGCGCCGCTGATCAAGGACATCGGCCTGGGCACCGAGCCGACCGACGGGGTCAACGACCTGTCCTCGCGGGTCTCCACCGGCCAGCAGTACGTGGTCGCGGACCGCTGGGGCGACTGGACGGCGATCTGGTACCTGGGGCAGAAGGCGTGGTTCAGGAACCCGCACCGCGAGCCCACCGCCGTGCCCGCGTCCGGGTTCACGATCACCCCGAAGGCGGGTCTGGCGAGCGTCCCGGTGTACGGCCGTGCCTACCCCGAGAAGGAGGCGTACCCGGCGGGTGTACCGGCGCAGTCGGTGGTGCCGCTGCCGTACACGATCCCGGCCGGGCAGAAGTACGTCGTCGGTGACCGGATGCCGGGCGAGTACTACTACTCGGTCACCTTCACCGAGGACTCGCACCGGGTGATCACCGGCAAGGACCGGTACTACGAGATCCAGTACGGCCACCGGGTCGGGTTCGTCCGCGCGGCGGACGTGGACCTGGCGGCCGGCCGCCGCTAGCGGGACGAGCGGGGCCTCAGCCCTGCTGGAACAGCTCCGCCGGGAGCGGCTTCAGCAGGGCGTACAGGTCGTCGGTGATGGGGCGGTCCCAGGCGGCGATGGTCACCAGGACGCCGTCGCTGCGGTCGAACTGCACGCAGGAGATCCGGCCCTCGGAGAGCTTGAGGCGGCGGACGATCAGCAGGTTGTCGCCCTGGAGGACGGGGGTGTCCTCGGAGCCGACGACGGTGACCTCCTCCTCGTTGTCCAGCGCCAGCAGGAGCTGGGCGACCTCGAAGGGGATCTCGCCCTCGGTGGTCTCACGGGCCGGGGAGCCCTCGGGGAGGTTGCCGATGATCATGGCGGGGCCACGGCCGCCGAACAGGTCGTAGCGCAGGAAGACGCCCTGGCAGCTTCCGTCGGGGGCGGGCAGCAGGCCCGCGCCGAGGTTGCCGGGCCAGTCGCCGGGGTCCATGGCCAGCACGTCGAAGTCTGGTCCGGCGGGAGTGGCGCTGCGGCGGCGGAGGAACGACATGCCGCCAATGGTACGTGCCCGGAGGGCCCCGGCGGCGTGCGGGAGCCCTCCCGGCACGGCCCGGCGCGGGCTCATTCCTCGACGGGAGCGGAGGGTACGACGGCGACGGGGCTCGCCGCGTGCAGCAGGACCGCCTGGGTGACCGAGCCGAGCATGCGGGTGGGTGCGAGCAGCCGGCGCCGGTGGCGGCCGACGACGACCAGATCGGCGCCCGCCGAGAGGGCGACGAGGTGTCCGGCGGCGTCGCCCGGCAGCGCCTCGGCCGCCGCGTCGACGCCGGGGTACTGGGCGCGCAGCGGGTCGAGGAACCCCTCGGCGAGGACACGGGTCTCGCTCTCCACGGCGACCTGGTCGATGGGCGGCGGCACGAGCTGGCCGGGGGCGGACCAGGTCTGTACGGGCCACGGGTAGGCGGCGACGACCTGGAGGCGGGCGCCGAGCAGTGACGCCTCGGCGAAGGCGAAGCCGAGGACGCCGTCGTCGGGGCTGTCGACGTGCAGTCCGACGACGACACGGGGGCCGGGCTCGGCCGGGGGTTCGGCGTGCACCTCGCGGCCGGGGCGGGGGACGACGACCACCGGGCACGGGGTGTCGCGGGCGGCGGCGACGGAGTTGGAGCCGAGCAGCAGGCTGGCGAAGCCGCCCCGGCCGCGCGAGCCGAGGACCAGCAGCTGGGCGTCGGCGCCGAGTTCGGGCAGGACCGCGCCGGGTACGCCCTCGACGGCCACGTACTCCACGGTGGGCAGGTCGGGCAGCGCGGCGAGCCGGTCGCGGACCTCGTCGAGCACGGGGTCGCCGCTGTCGTCGGGCGGGCCGGCGACGAGGATGTCGGCCTGGCCCCAGGCGGCGTACTGGCGCACATGCACCACGCGCAGCGGTGCGACGCGGCGGCGGGCGGCCTCCAGGGCCCAGTCGAGGGCGCGCAGGCTGTCCTCGGAACCGTCGACCGCGGCGATGACCGGCACAGCGCTCATCGTTCCTCACCTCCCGGGACGCGGCCTCCCCCGTGCCGGGTCGGGCCTCTTGTCGGGGCCAGCCTCGCTCAGGCGACGCCCGGCTGCGGGCGCGGCGGGGCGCGTGTTGGGCAATAGCGGCCGGAACACCCCCGGTCGGCTCCGGTCCCGGGCGGTCCGGTCCCGTCAGGTGAGGTCGAACTCGCCCTCGCGGGCCCCGGAGACGAAGGCGCCCCATTCGGCGGGGGTGAAGATCAGGGAGGGGCTCTCGGGGCGGCGGCTGTTGCGCATCGCGACGAAGCCCTCGACGAAGGCGATCTGGACATCGCCCCGGCCCCCGCTGCTGGACTGCCAGTCGGCCCCGCTGAGGTCCAGGTCCGGCTTGTCCCAGCCCGTGAGCGACTGCTGCTGGATGGTGCTCTCGGCCACGTCCGTGCTCCTCCCATTACGTCGTCCGCGGCCAGCCTAGCGACCGGCCAGGACGCCGCACAGGCCACGTGAGGGGGACCTTGTGGCGGGTGGGTGTACGCGGCCGCCGGGTCGCGCACGGAAAAATCCCGGCCCGCCTCTTGCCCGGGGCCCGGCGGCCTGAATTACTGGCCTCGGCAAGATCGACCGAATGATCGGTCGTCCGTATTGCGTGTCGTGCCGCGTGCCGGATCGCGTGTCGTGCCACGTGTCGCGAGCGAAAGGAAGCCCCGATGGCGGAGAAGACGGACCTGCTGGACGCGGGCGAGCGGCTCGGGCCCGAGGAACTGCGGGAACTCCAGCTGGAGCGGCTGCGCGCCTCGCTGCGGCACGCCTACGCCCATGTGCCGTTCTACCGCGAGTCCTTCGACAAGGCGGGGGTACGCCCGGAGGACTGCCGCTCGCTGGCGGATCTCGCGCACTTCCCCTTCACCACCAAGGCGGACCTGCGGGCGAACTACCCGTACGGGATGTACGCGGTGCCCCGCGAGCGGGTGCGGCGGCTGCACGCGTCCAGCGGGACGACGGGGCTGCCCACGGTGGTGGGCTACACCGACAACGACCTTTCGGTGTGGGCGGACATGGTGGCCCGCTCGATCCGGGCGGCGGGCGGGCGGCCCGGTGACATCGTCCATGTGGCGTACGGCTATGGATTGTTCACCGGAGGACTGGGCGCGCACTATGGCGCCGAGCGCCTGGGGTGCACGGTGGTGCCGGCGTCCGGGGGCATGACCTCCCGGCAGGTGCGGCTGATCCAGGATCTCGGGCCGGGCGTCATCATGGTCACCCCCTCCTACATGCTGACGCTGCTGGACGAGTTCGAGCGGCAGGGCGTGGACCCGCGCTCGACCTCGCTGCGGGTGGGGGTGTTCGGGGCGGAGCCGTGGACGGAGAGCATGCGGCGGGAGATCGAGGAGCGGTTCGCCATCGACGCCGTGGACATCTACGGCCTGTCGGAGGTGATCGGTCCGGGCGTGGCGCAGGAGTGTGTGGAGACCAAGGACGGTCTGCACGTGTGGGAGGACCACTTCTATCCGGAGGTGGTGGACCCGATCACCGGTGAGGTGCTGCCGGAGGGCGAGCGGGGCGAGCTGGTGTTCACCTCGCTCACCAAGGAGGCCATGCCGATCGTCCGTTACCGGACGCGGGACCTGACCCGGCTGCTGCCGGGGACGGCGCGGGTGTTCCGGCGGATGGAGAAGATCACCGGGCGCAGCGACGACATGGTGATCCTGCGCGGGGTCAATCTGTTCCCGACCCAGATCGAGGAGATCGTGCTGCGCACCCCCGGTGTGGCGCCGCACTTCCAGCTCCGGCTGACGCGGGAGGGGCGCATGGACGCGCTCACCGTACGGGCGGAGGCGCGTCCGGGTGCCACGCCGGAGGTGCGGGAGGCGGCGGCCCGGTCGATCGCGGCGGCGGCGAAGGACGGCATCGGGGTGTCGGTGTCCGTGGAGATCGTGGAGCCGGAGTCGCTGGAGCGCTCGGTGGGCAAGATCCGCCGGATCGTGGATCTCCGCCCGCGCTAGCCGAGCCGGTCGCGCAGCTCCCTCTTCAGGATCTTGCCGCTGGCGTTGCGCGGGAGGCCGGGCACGAAGTGCACGCGCTTGGGGGCCTTGAAGGCGGGGAGCCGCTCGCGTACGTGGGCGATCAGCGTCTCCTCGGTGACCTCGCCCCGGGGCACGACGACGGCGGTGACGGCCTCGATCCAGCGCTCGTCGGGCAGCCCGATCACGGCGGCCTCGGCGACCGCGTCATGCGTGTAGAGGGCGTCCTCGACCTGCCGGGAGGCGACCAGCACGCCACCGGAGTTGATGACGTCCTTGACCCGGTCGACGATCGTGAAGTAACCGTCGGCGTCGCGTACCGCGAGGTCGCCGGAGTGGAACCAGCCGTCGCGGAAGGCGTCGGCACTCTCCTCGGGCTTGTCCCAGTAGCCCTCGCAGAGCTGGGGCGAGCGGTAGACGATCTCGCCGGGGGTGCCGGCGGGCACCTCCGCGCCCTCCTCGTCGACCACGCGGGCGTCGACGAACAGCACGGTGCGGCCGCAGGAGTCCAGGCGGCCCTTGTGTTCGTTCGGGGCGAGGACGGTGGCGAGCGGGCCGATCTCGCTCTGTCCGAAGCAGTTGTAGAACGCCAGCCTGGGCAGCCGTTCGCGCAGCTTCTCCAGAACGGGCACCGGCATGACCGAGGCGCCGTAGTACGCCTTGCGCAGGCCGCCGAGGTCGCGGTCGGCGAAGTCGGGGCGGCCCGCGAGCGCGATCCATACGGTGGGCGGCGCGAACAGGCTGTCGCAGCGGCCCTCTTCGATCAGGCCGAGCAGGCGGTCCCCGTCCGGGGCGTCGAGGATCGTGTTGGTCGCGCCGACGGCGAGGTAGGGCAGCAGGAAGACGTGCATCTGCGCCGAGTGGTAGAGCGGCAGCGCGTGCACGGGGAGGTCGCCGGCGCTCAGGTCGAGGGCGGTGATGGCGCTGAGGTACTCGTGGACGAGCGCCCGGTGGGTCATCATCGCGCCCTTGGGCAGCGCGGTGGTGCCGGAGGTGTAGAGCAGCTGGACGAGGTCCTCGGTGCGCGGCTCGGGCCCGTCGTACGGTTCGGCGCCGGCCAGTTCCGCGAGCAGGGAGCCGTCGGTGTCGCGCAGCGGGAGGGTGCGGGTGCCGGCCGGGAGCCGGCCGGCGAGGGCCGGGTCGGTGAGGGTGAGGGCGCTGCCGGACTGGTCGAGCAGGTAGGCGAGGTCGGGACCGGTGAGGTTCTGGTTGACCGGCACGTGGACGAGGCCCGCGCGGGCGCAGCCGAGGAAGGCGATGAGGTAGGCGTCGGAGTTGTGGCCGTAGGCGGCGACCCGGTCGCCCTTGTCCAGGCCCTGGGCCAGCAGCAGGGCGGCGGCGCGGGAGACGGCGTCGTCGAGTTCCGCGTAGGTCCAGGTGCGGTCGCCGTACTTCAGCGCCACGCGTGCCGGGGTGCGGCGGGCGCTGCGGCGCAGCACTCCGTCGACGGTGCTGCCGTGTCCCTGTGTCATGAGAGCCGATCCTCGGGCCGGCCGCTCCCGAGGTCAAGATCTTCGGCTGCCGGGGTCACTCCCCCAGCACGGCCATCGCCGCGTTGTGTCCCGGCACCCCGCTGACCCCGCCGCCGCGCACCGCGCCCGCGCCGCAGAGCAGGACGCCCGCGTGCCGCGTCTCCACGCCCCAGCGGCCGGTGCCCTCGTCGGCGTAGGGCCAGGTGAGGGGGCGGTGGAAGATGTTGCCGCCGGGCAGGCCGAGGTCGCGGTCGAGGTCGAGCGGGGTCTTCGCCTCGATGCAGGGGCGGCCGTCGGCGTCGGTGGCCAGGCAGTCGGCGAGGGGTTCGGCGAGGTGGGCGTCGAGCTGGGCCAGAGTGGACTTCAGGAGTTCCTCGCGTACGGCGTCGTTGTCCTGGGCGAAGAGGCGGGCGGGGGTGTGCAGGCCGAAGAGGGTGAGGGTCTGGTAGCCGCGCTCGGCGAGATGGGGGCCGAGGATGGTGGGGTCGGTCAGGGAGTGACAGTAGATCTCCGAGGGCGGCGCGCTGGGGAGTTGGCCCGCCGCGGCCTGGGCGCGGGCGGTGGCGAGCTGCTGGTAGCCCTCGGCGATGTGGAAGGTCCCGGCGAACGCCTCGCGCGGGTCGACGGAGCTGTCCTTCAGCCGGGGCAGCCTCTTGAGCAGCATGTTGACCTTGAGCTGGGCGCCCTCGGCGGGCTCGGGCGCCGGGTCGCCGGTGAGGGCGGCGAGTTCGCGCGGGGAGGCGTTGACCAGGACGTGCCGGGCGGCGACGACACCCTCGCCGTCGGCGGTGCGGTAGGTGACCTCGGCGGTGCGGCCGTCGGTGTCGACACGGACGGCCTCGTGCCCGGTGACGATCTCGGCTCCGGCCGCGCGGGCCGCGTCCGCGAGGGCGTCGGTGAGGGCGCCCATGCCGCCGACGGGCACGTCCCAGGCGCCGGTGCCGCCGCCGATGACGTGGTAGAGGAAGCAGCGGTTCTGGGCGAGGGAGGGGTCGTGGGCGTCGGCGAAGGTGCCGATCAGCGCGTCGGTGAGGACGACACCCCGGACGAGGTCGTCGTGGAAGTTCTCCTCG comes from the Streptomyces seoulensis genome and includes:
- a CDS encoding phytoene desaturase family protein yields the protein MPAHEGTRTYDAVIVGGGHNGLVAAAYLARAGRSVLVLERLGHTGGAAVSSRPFAGVDARLSRYSYLVSLLPDKIVRDLGLTFRVRGRTISSYTPVERGGRATGLLVGGGEERTRRAFAELTGDEREFTAWQRFYGMTGEVARRVFPTLTEPLPTRAELRARVGDEAAWRTLFEEPIGVAVEENFHDDLVRGVVLTDALIGTFADAHDPSLAQNRCFLYHVIGGGTGAWDVPVGGMGALTDALADAARAAGAEIVTGHEAVRVDTDGRTAEVTYRTADGEGVVAARHVLVNASPRELAALTGDPAPEPAEGAQLKVNMLLKRLPRLKDSSVDPREAFAGTFHIAEGYQQLATARAQAAAGQLPSAPPSEIYCHSLTDPTILGPHLAERGYQTLTLFGLHTPARLFAQDNDAVREELLKSTLAQLDAHLAEPLADCLATDADGRPCIEAKTPLDLDRDLGLPGGNIFHRPLTWPYADEGTGRWGVETRHAGVLLCGAGAVRGGGVSGVPGHNAAMAVLGE
- a CDS encoding acyl-CoA synthetase — translated: MTQGHGSTVDGVLRRSARRTPARVALKYGDRTWTYAELDDAVSRAAALLLAQGLDKGDRVAAYGHNSDAYLIAFLGCARAGLVHVPVNQNLTGPDLAYLLDQSGSALTLTDPALAGRLPAGTRTLPLRDTDGSLLAELAGAEPYDGPEPRTEDLVQLLYTSGTTALPKGAMMTHRALVHEYLSAITALDLSAGDLPVHALPLYHSAQMHVFLLPYLAVGATNTILDAPDGDRLLGLIEEGRCDSLFAPPTVWIALAGRPDFADRDLGGLRKAYYGASVMPVPVLEKLRERLPRLAFYNCFGQSEIGPLATVLAPNEHKGRLDSCGRTVLFVDARVVDEEGAEVPAGTPGEIVYRSPQLCEGYWDKPEESADAFRDGWFHSGDLAVRDADGYFTIVDRVKDVINSGGVLVASRQVEDALYTHDAVAEAAVIGLPDERWIEAVTAVVVPRGEVTEETLIAHVRERLPAFKAPKRVHFVPGLPRNASGKILKRELRDRLG
- a CDS encoding N-acetylmuramoyl-L-alanine amidase, with translation MRGFAPDPSSAPGVRRLKRTAGTLATAALVLPLLGAAPAAPTTPPDGRLQRAFGSAAAEYRVPRSILLAVSYLQSRWDAHAGAPSVSGGYGPMHLTDARTALAATEHHAEGTEDARGDDARPALHPKAGAPALEKLPARLTTLRRAAELTGRPAAELRTDPAANIAGGAALLASAQRELGEPLSADPAAWYGAVARFSAADDTATAAAYANDVYEVLRTGEQRTTDAGQRVELKASPQLNPDTSQLKRTGLRTAPAGDVECPRSVSCVSVPAPYEEFGDADYGNHDLGLRPAAQRVKYIVIHDTEGGWDGVMNLIQDPTYVSWNYTIRSTDGLIAQHVKAKDVAWHAGNWDVNARSVGIEHEGFLTAPDTWYTEAMYRSSARLVKYLSRAYGVPLDRQHILGHENVPGPTASTIPGMHTDPGPYWDWRHYFQLLGHPFERTGTSRSGLVTILPDYAANQPVYTGCTTKGEPCPAHGSGEVRLYSDHDVNAPLIKDIGLGTEPTDGVNDLSSRVSTGQQYVVADRWGDWTAIWYLGQKAWFRNPHREPTAVPASGFTITPKAGLASVPVYGRAYPEKEAYPAGVPAQSVVPLPYTIPAGQKYVVGDRMPGEYYYSVTFTEDSHRVITGKDRYYEIQYGHRVGFVRAADVDLAAGRR
- a CDS encoding universal stress protein, translated to MSAVPVIAAVDGSEDSLRALDWALEAARRRVAPLRVVHVRQYAAWGQADILVAGPPDDSGDPVLDEVRDRLAALPDLPTVEYVAVEGVPGAVLPELGADAQLLVLGSRGRGGFASLLLGSNSVAAARDTPCPVVVVPRPGREVHAEPPAEPGPRVVVGLHVDSPDDGVLGFAFAEASLLGARLQVVAAYPWPVQTWSAPGQLVPPPIDQVAVESETRVLAEGFLDPLRAQYPGVDAAAEALPGDAAGHLVALSAGADLVVVGRHRRRLLAPTRMLGSVTQAVLLHAASPVAVVPSAPVEE
- the paaK gene encoding phenylacetate--CoA ligase PaaK; the encoded protein is MAEKTDLLDAGERLGPEELRELQLERLRASLRHAYAHVPFYRESFDKAGVRPEDCRSLADLAHFPFTTKADLRANYPYGMYAVPRERVRRLHASSGTTGLPTVVGYTDNDLSVWADMVARSIRAAGGRPGDIVHVAYGYGLFTGGLGAHYGAERLGCTVVPASGGMTSRQVRLIQDLGPGVIMVTPSYMLTLLDEFERQGVDPRSTSLRVGVFGAEPWTESMRREIEERFAIDAVDIYGLSEVIGPGVAQECVETKDGLHVWEDHFYPEVVDPITGEVLPEGERGELVFTSLTKEAMPIVRYRTRDLTRLLPGTARVFRRMEKITGRSDDMVILRGVNLFPTQIEEIVLRTPGVAPHFQLRLTREGRMDALTVRAEARPGATPEVREAAARSIAAAAKDGIGVSVSVEIVEPESLERSVGKIRRIVDLRPR
- a CDS encoding DUF397 domain-containing protein, which produces MAESTIQQQSLTGWDKPDLDLSGADWQSSSGGRGDVQIAFVEGFVAMRNSRRPESPSLIFTPAEWGAFVSGAREGEFDLT